GTCAACAAACGGTCATTCAACACATGGGGGTCCAACGGTTTCGGGCGGCGGGCCATGGCGCTGTAGAGCGTCTCCAGGGCCTCGTGCAAACGGTGTTCGAGCACAGGCACCAGTTGCGCCTGGGCGCTGCCTTCGGCGTAGGCGATCTGGCTGTCTTCGGCAAAAATGCCGTGGAGCAATTCCTGGGCTTTCAACGCCGACAGCACCGGCTTAAGGGCGTAGTCCACCGCCAGCATGTGCGCGATGCTGCCGCCAGTGGCCATTGGCAACACGATCTTGTGGGCCAGGGCGCGTTCGGGCAGCAGGTCGAGCACGGTTTTCAGCGCGCCGGAGAACGAGGCCTTGTACACCGGGGTGGCGATCACCAAACCATCGGCGTTAGCCACCTGTTGCAGCAGGTCGATGACCTTGGGGCTGTCAAAGCGCGCATGCAGCAAGTCTTCGGCCGGGAAGTCCCTTACCTGATAACTCACCACTTCAACGCCTTTGTCTTGCAACCATTGACGGGTTTTTTCCAGCAAGACCCCGGAGCGGGAACGCTGGCTGGGACTGCCTCCAAGTGTTACGACCAACATGCAGGAATTCCTTGAGCTAGTGCCGGCGGTTCGCTGTGTGGCGATGGCGCCAATATGTGACAGACCTTATCAGCAGATTTATATATCTATAAATCTTATTTTTTCATTTGTTTATTCTTTAAATGCATATACAGCTTAAAAACCGCCAGGCGAAAAAAAAGGCCGTCGAAACGGCCTGAAAACCCCTGCTGTGATTCACTTTCAAAGGTGTTGCATTGACCGACACCATCGGGGGCAAGCCCCCTCCCACAGGAGAAGGCGGTCAACTGTGGGAGGGGGCTTGCCCCCGATGGCTATATCCGCTTCAACGATTGGGTTGTGGAGTGAGCCGCAGGTACGGCTTCACCGCCCGATAACCCTTCGGAAAGCGCTTCTTGATCTCTTCCTCATCCTTGAGCGAGGGCACGATCACCACTTCGTCACCGTCCTGCCAGTTGGCGGGGGTGGCGACCTTGTGGTTGTCGGTCAGTTGCAGCGAGTCGATGACCCGCAGGATTTCGTGGAAGTTGCGCCCGGTGCTGGCCGGGTAGGTGATGGTCAGGCGAATCTTTTTGTTCGGGTCGATCACGAACAGCGA
The genomic region above belongs to Pseudomonas sp. S35 and contains:
- the ssuE gene encoding NADPH-dependent FMN reductase; the protein is MLVVTLGGSPSQRSRSGVLLEKTRQWLQDKGVEVVSYQVRDFPAEDLLHARFDSPKVIDLLQQVANADGLVIATPVYKASFSGALKTVLDLLPERALAHKIVLPMATGGSIAHMLAVDYALKPVLSALKAQELLHGIFAEDSQIAYAEGSAQAQLVPVLEHRLHEALETLYSAMARRPKPLDPHVLNDRLLTARWSI